A portion of the Sulfurospirillum diekertiae genome contains these proteins:
- a CDS encoding NAD(P)/FAD-dependent oxidoreductase: protein MKIHDILFIGAGASALMAASHLQGHDVALVDVNPKIGAKLLISGGGKCNLTNRFATTDNYLGDQAFIAPVLSSFDATSTLSFVKEHHLSIEERDHGQIFCANSAKELVSIFGRLTSYCTFYLSTKVLHVTKNEHFCVTTDKGEIHAKKVVVASGGLSYASIGASDIGYKIAESFGHSFVTPSPALVGLTLQKEQFWMKELSGIALPVTLHVEGKRFSENLLFAHKGISGPAVLSGSLYWKKGNITIDFLPHVKSMEALLKEQSKKQIITALGLPRRLIKAFLDAMGMEDKVLSKLTAHERELLCSLKSYTFAPAGNFGYTKAEVTRGGVKTDEIDAHSFESQRCKDLYFIGEVLDVTGELGGFNFQWAFASASFLVKAII, encoded by the coding sequence TTGAAAATTCACGATATTCTTTTCATCGGAGCGGGAGCAAGCGCTTTGATGGCAGCCTCACACTTGCAAGGACATGATGTTGCCTTGGTGGATGTTAATCCTAAAATAGGGGCAAAATTATTGATCTCTGGTGGTGGAAAATGCAATCTTACCAATCGTTTTGCAACAACTGATAATTATCTGGGAGATCAAGCGTTTATTGCGCCCGTTCTCTCTTCCTTTGATGCTACATCTACGCTTTCATTTGTCAAAGAACACCACCTGAGCATAGAAGAACGTGATCATGGACAAATCTTTTGTGCCAACAGTGCTAAAGAGTTGGTCTCCATTTTTGGACGTTTGACTTCGTATTGTACGTTTTATCTTTCCACTAAGGTTTTACATGTAACGAAAAATGAGCATTTTTGTGTCACGACCGATAAAGGTGAAATTCACGCCAAAAAAGTAGTCGTTGCCAGTGGAGGGCTGAGTTATGCAAGCATTGGTGCGAGTGATATTGGCTACAAAATTGCAGAGTCTTTTGGACATAGCTTTGTAACTCCTTCTCCTGCACTTGTCGGATTAACGCTTCAAAAAGAGCAATTTTGGATGAAAGAACTCAGTGGTATTGCTTTGCCTGTCACCCTACATGTAGAAGGGAAACGCTTTAGCGAGAATCTTCTGTTTGCCCACAAAGGCATTAGTGGTCCTGCTGTTTTGAGTGGTTCGTTATATTGGAAAAAAGGGAATATCACGATTGACTTTTTGCCACACGTCAAGAGTATGGAAGCTTTATTGAAAGAACAGAGTAAAAAGCAGATTATTACAGCACTTGGACTTCCTAGACGTCTGATTAAGGCATTTTTGGATGCTATGGGTATGGAAGATAAGGTGCTTTCCAAATTGACGGCTCACGAGCGAGAATTACTCTGCTCTTTAAAGTCGTACACCTTTGCACCTGCTGGAAATTTTGGCTATACCAAAGCTGAAGTGACGAGAGGCGGTGTAAAAACAGATGAAATTGATGCGCATAGCTTTGAGAGTCAACGCTGTAAAGATCTCT
- a CDS encoding SIMPL domain-containing protein (The SIMPL domain is named for its presence in mouse protein SIMPL (signalling molecule that associates with mouse pelle-like kinase). Bacterial member BP26, from Brucella, was shown to assemble into a channel-like structure, while YggE from E. coli has been associated with resistance to oxidative stress.), translated as MKISVMLLLSFLPLFASAAMNITTNEQVSQALTPDVLRAQIGFEEQNKSADAIKEHLNVIVASVKQFDPKGEFCRGGGYYLVPRYTYKDQKQIFNGYGGTLSFGCDFKSIDHYNALLVAIQKVKAPSVLINQSALTWEVSLKTRNSTRLAMRASLLQTASEQAAFFSKEMKMHCEISAVTFEGTEPQPVMMKSMLSRANASLKEESVPTEEPIMHDETLSLSATVNYTCAVK; from the coding sequence ATGAAAATAAGCGTAATGCTTCTACTCAGCTTTCTACCCCTTTTTGCCAGTGCAGCCATGAATATCACAACCAATGAGCAAGTTTCACAAGCATTAACGCCTGATGTTTTACGTGCCCAGATTGGTTTTGAAGAGCAAAACAAAAGTGCTGATGCGATTAAAGAACATCTTAATGTCATTGTTGCTTCGGTTAAGCAGTTTGACCCTAAAGGTGAATTTTGTCGTGGCGGTGGTTATTATCTTGTTCCTCGTTACACCTATAAAGATCAAAAGCAGATTTTTAATGGCTACGGTGGAACGCTCTCTTTTGGGTGTGATTTTAAGTCTATTGATCATTACAATGCTCTCTTAGTGGCAATTCAGAAAGTTAAAGCGCCAAGTGTTCTCATCAATCAAAGTGCCCTAACATGGGAAGTGAGCCTGAAAACTCGCAATAGCACACGTCTTGCGATGCGTGCCTCTTTGTTACAAACAGCGAGCGAACAAGCAGCCTTTTTTTCAAAAGAGATGAAGATGCACTGCGAGATAAGTGCGGTTACTTTTGAAGGAACTGAGCCTCAACCTGTCATGATGAAGAGTATGCTCTCTCGAGCAAATGCCTCTTTAAAAGAAGAGTCTGTTCCTACCGAAGAGCCTATCATGCACGATGAAACCCTCTCTTTATCGGCAACTGTTAATTATACGTGTGCAGTTAAGTAA
- a CDS encoding tRNA (cytidine(34)-2'-O)-methyltransferase produces MFNIVLVHPQIPQNTGSIGRMCVNADCKLHIIKPTMFEISDKSVKRAGLDYWHLLDVTVWENLDDFLEAHKDKLERFFFATTKTKKTYFEASFKPGDFLFFGGESTGLPMELMKMKWENAITIPMGKNGRSLNQATSAGIILYDAIRQNFETFKSTSWS; encoded by the coding sequence ATGTTTAACATCGTTTTAGTACACCCTCAAATCCCGCAAAATACGGGGAGTATTGGTCGAATGTGCGTTAATGCCGATTGTAAATTGCACATCATTAAGCCGACCATGTTTGAGATCAGTGATAAGAGTGTGAAACGTGCAGGGCTAGATTATTGGCATCTGTTGGATGTGACGGTTTGGGAAAATTTAGATGATTTTTTAGAAGCACACAAAGACAAATTGGAACGTTTCTTTTTTGCTACAACCAAAACAAAGAAAACTTATTTTGAAGCCTCTTTTAAACCAGGAGATTTTCTCTTTTTTGGAGGTGAGTCCACAGGGCTTCCGATGGAATTGATGAAAATGAAATGGGAAAATGCCATAACCATTCCGATGGGCAAAAACGGCAGAAGTTTGAACCAAGCGACTTCGGCTGGCATTATTCTATACGATGCCATTCGTCAAAATTTTGAAACGTTTAAATCAACCTCTTGGTCATAA
- the purU gene encoding formyltetrahydrofolate deformylase, with amino-acid sequence METAKNYILKIDCSDEKGLIYRIADVVFKYQLNIIKNDEYVDRENGKFFMRAELSGEVNMNEFQGTLQAMLPAHAEIYVAEARKKDIILMGTKETHCLGDILLKHDSDDLNANILAIVSNYEDLRDLSNKFNIPFHCVSHEGLNRAEHETKVLEVLAQYTVDYIVLAKYMRILSSEFVGHYDERMINIHHSFLPAFVGANPYKQAFARGVKIIGATAHFVNNNLDEGPIIAQDVVRVNHEMTWRDMQRAGRNVEKVVLSNALDLVFEERIFVHDNKTIIF; translated from the coding sequence ATGGAAACAGCTAAAAATTATATTTTAAAAATTGATTGTTCGGATGAGAAGGGGTTGATTTACCGCATTGCGGATGTGGTATTTAAATATCAGCTGAACATTATCAAAAATGATGAGTATGTTGACAGAGAAAACGGTAAATTTTTTATGCGTGCGGAGCTGAGTGGCGAAGTCAACATGAACGAATTTCAAGGAACGCTTCAAGCGATGTTGCCAGCGCATGCGGAGATTTATGTAGCAGAAGCACGCAAAAAAGACATCATCTTAATGGGTACAAAAGAGACACATTGTTTGGGTGATATTTTACTAAAGCATGATAGTGATGATCTCAATGCAAACATTTTAGCGATTGTTTCGAACTACGAAGATTTAAGAGATTTGAGCAATAAATTTAACATTCCCTTTCACTGTGTCAGCCATGAAGGATTGAACCGAGCCGAACATGAGACAAAAGTCTTGGAAGTGTTGGCACAATACACGGTAGATTATATTGTTCTAGCCAAATATATGCGCATTTTATCCAGTGAATTTGTAGGGCATTATGACGAGCGAATGATCAACATTCACCACTCATTTTTACCAGCTTTTGTGGGGGCAAATCCTTATAAACAGGCATTTGCAAGGGGTGTTAAGATCATTGGAGCCACCGCGCACTTTGTCAACAATAACCTTGATGAAGGTCCAATTATCGCGCAAGATGTCGTACGTGTGAATCATGAAATGACATGGCGTGATATGCAACGCGCAGGTCGTAATGTGGAAAAAGTGGTGCTCTCCAATGCCCTTGATTTGGTTTTTGAGGAACGTATTTTCGTTCACGATAACAAAACAATTATATTTTAA